The Flavobacterium sp. M31R6 nucleotide sequence TTATTATTTATTTAAAGAATCAGTATATTTGTTATGTATTTATTTGTTTAACATCTAAAAGAAATATAAATGAAATTAGTTAAAATAGCAGGCCTTTTCATGGTTTTTGCGATTTCGATTGTAAGTAATGCACAAGGCGATAAAAATGCAACAGCAAAATCTACTCAAAAAGAATCTTCCGATTTCTTCGTAGAACAGTTTTCGGACATAAAAGTTTTACGTTATCAAATTCCAGGATGGGAAAACCTTACTCTGAAAGAGCAGGAATTGGTTTATTATCTAACACAGGCCGGAAATTCTGGTCGTGATATAATGTGGGATCAGCATTATAAATACAATTTGACGATCCGAAAAGCATTAGAGAATATTTATCAAAATTATAAAGGTGATAAAAATGGAACCGATTGGAAAAATTTTGAAATTTATTTGAAAAGAGTTTGGTTTTCAAACGGTATTCACCATCATTATTCAACTGAAAAAATCAAACCAGATTTTTCAATAGCCTATTTCAATACTTTGTTGAAAGCTACCAAAACAACTTTGTCACCTAAAATAGTTGCTATTTTATTTAATGATGTTGATTCGAAAAGAGTAAATCTTGATACTTCAAAAGGACTATTGGAAGGATCAGCAATCAATTTCTATGAAAAAGGTATCACTCAAAAAGAAGTAGAAGCTTTTTATGCTGCGAAAAAAAGTCCAGATCCAAAGAAACCGTATTCTTTTGGTTTGAATTCTAAATTGGTTCGAAATGCGAACGGTCAATTAGAAGAGAAAGTTTGGAAAAGTGGCGGTATGTATGGACCAGCGATCGATAAAATTATTTATTGGTTGGGGAAAGCACAAAAAGTTGCCGAAAATAAAAAGCAAGGCGATGCAATTGGACTTTTAATAAAATATTATAAAACAGGAGATCTTAAAACCTGGGATGATTATAATATTGCTTGGTTGCAGGCGACAGAAGGGAATATCGATTATATCAACAGTTTTATAGAAGTTTATAATGATCCATTGGGATATAGAGGTTCTTATGAAGGAATTGTTCAAATTAAGGATTTTGATATGTCCAAAAAAATGGAAGTAGTATCGAAAAACGCTCAATGGTTTGAAGATAATTCTCCATTGGCACCAGAACACAAAAAGAAAAATGTAGTTGGTGTTTCTTATAAAACAGTTGTAGTTGCTGGAGAGTCAGGAGATTCATCGCCAAGTACCCCAATTGGGGTGAATTTGCCAAATGCAGATTGGATTCGTGCAGATTATGGTTCTAAATCGGTTTCACTTGGAAATATTATTGATGCTTACTCCAAAGCAGCAGGAAAGGGAAAACTGCAAGAATTTGCAAATGATGAAGAGGAAATAAGATTGGCTGAAAAATATGCTGAATTGGGAAGTAAATTGCATACTTCTTTACATGAAGTAGTAGGACATGCATCGGGTCAAATCAATCCTGGTGTTGGAACTCCAAAAGAAACTTTGAAAAATTATTCTTCAACATTAGAGGAGGGAAGAGCTGATTTAGTTGGATTGTACTATTTATATAGTCCTAAAATTCAAGAAATTGGTTTGGTAGATAATTGGAAAGAATTAGGAATGGAGTGTTATGACAGTTATATCAGAAACGGTTTGATGACCCAATTAGTTCGTTTAGAATTGGGTGCAAATATAGAGGAAGCTCACATGAGAAACCGTCAATGGGTAAGTGCTTGGGTTTTTGAAAAAGGTAAAAAGGACAATGTTATCGAAATGATTACTCGTAACGGAAAAACCTATTTTAACATTACCGATTACGATAAATTACATGATTTATTTGGTCAATTATTGAAAGAAGTACAGCGAATTAAATCTGAAGGCGATTATGAAGCAGGGAAAGCGTTAGTAGAAAATTATGGTGTAAAAGTTGATCAAAAATTGCATGCTGAAGTATTGGAACGTAATAAACAATTTCCAGACGCTCCTTATAGTGGTTTTGTAAATCCAGTTTTGGTTCCTAAGTTGAATGCGAAAGGAGAGATAATATCGATAGCGATAGAACAACCAAAAACATTTGCGGAGCAAATGTTGAACTATTCTAAAATTTATGGTTTCTTGCCATTAGAAAATTAAAAAGTATAATGCTACAATACGAAAAACGCCCACAGTGATGTGGGCGTTTTTTAATTTAGCGAAAGCACTAAATTTCAGTTTGAGATCTTTGAATCTAATCGTCTTAGAAACTTAGCATCTTTTTGAAATTAATGCTTAAAATAAATTTTGATAACAAATAAGAGTCCTATAAATACTAAGAAGCCAATTAAGATTTTATAATTTCCTTTGTAAAAAACTTTGTGTAAGTTGGCATCTTTTCGGTAAGCAAATACCATTGCTATGACAAAAGCGATAAAAAAACAGAGTGCAAATAGTAGTTGACCTTGGCTGAACATGTTTGAATAATTTTTGGCAAATTTAGCTAATAGTTTAGAAATAGTTGTTAATTTTCCATTTCAAATAAATAATAATAAAGGATGGAAAAACAAATCAACGCTGTTAAGGAATTTCATACAGCATTTAGGATAGGTCACAGTGAAACGCCTATTGCTAGTTTAGGTGAAGCCAAAAATATACTTCGTTACAATTTGATGAAAGAAGAGAATGAAGAGTATCTTGAAGCAGTTCAGAATAATGACTTAGTAGAAATTGCCGATGCATTGGGGGATATGATGTACATTCTTTGTGGTACTATTATAGAACATGGGCTACAACACAAAATTGAAGCCGTTTTTGACGAAATTCAACGCTCAAATATGAGTAAATTAGGAGAAGACGGAAATCCTATTTATCGTGAAGACGGGAAAGTAATGAAAGGGCCTAATTATTTCAAACCTGATTTTTCTAAGCTTATTTAAGGACTATACATATTTTAAAAAAACAAAAAGCAATTTTCAATTTGAAAATCGCTTTTTTTATAACTTCAATCTGCAATCTTGATTCTGCAGTCTAAAATTTATACCTTAACTGTCCAACCAAACGTATCTTCAGTTAGTTTGTTTTGAAGGTTTGTTAGTTTTTCTTTCAATAAAGAAGCAAATGAATTTTCAATTTTTGGTAATTCATAATAAACGTCTTTGTAAGAGTAACCAGCAATCGGGTTAACAACTGCAGCAGTACCAGCACCGAAAATCTCTTTTAAAGTTCCATTTTTTGAAGCTTCCACAAGTTCAGAAACTAATACAGGACGAACCTCTACCGATATTCCTTCTTTTTTGGCCATGTCGATAAGACTTTTTCTGGTAATACCATCTAAAATACGTTCGCTTACTGGAGCAGTCAATAAAGTGTCGTTTATTCTAAAAAACACGTTCATTGTGCCCGCTTCTTCAAGTTTGGTGTGCGTAGCGTCATCAGTCCAGATTACTTGTTGGAATCCTTGTTTGTTAGCCAAAGTAGTTGGGTAGAATTGCGCAGCATAGTTACCGGCAGCTTTGGCAGCACCAATACCTCCATTGGCAGCTCTACTATAATGTTCTGCAATTAATACTTTTACTTCACCAGAATAATAAGCTTTTGCTGGTGACAATAAAATCATGAATTTATAATCTTCAGATGGATTGGCAACTACGCCAGTTCCTGTAGCAATCATAAAAGGTCTAATGTACATCGTACTTCCATTTCCTTTTTTTACCCAAGCTTGATCTAATTTTAATAATTGTTTCAACCCTTCCATAAAAACAAATTCAGGAACTTCTGGCATAGCCATTCTTACGGCTGATGTATTGAAACGTTTGTAGTTTTCATCAGGTCTAAAAAGCCATACATCATTATTATCATCTTTGTAAGCTTTCATACCTTCAAAAATGGCTTGTCCATAATGAAATACTTTCGCAGATGGATCAAGTAAGAAAGGTGCATACGGTTTAATAACTGGTTGTTGCCATTCTCCATTGATGTAATCACACTCAAATAAATGATCTGTGAATACTGCTCCAAAGCTTAAATTATCAAAATCAACTTCATTTATTTTTGAAGTAGCTGCTTTTATTATTTCTATTTTGTTGGCTTGAGTGGTACTCATAATTGTTGCTTAATATGTTTAAAAAAAAAGTTATTTAGTTAATAAAATGGCTGTAGTAAAAAAGTTTTCTATTACCATTGATATTGATTGCAAAATTAAATAAAAATCGGATAAATACTTGTCAAAATATCATTAATTATGGTGTTTAACTGTGATTTATTTATTGTATAATTTTATTTGAAAATTGAAGTAAAATTATGTGGATTATATAAAAAATATGGTTTTTAGATAGCGATAAGAAATTCTTTTATTTAATTTTGAGCACATTATAGTGTTCGGAAATACTATATCACCTCAAAAAATACATTTTGGAAAGAGAAATTATACGTACTCAGGATGGTTCTACAACAATTCATATCAAAGAATGGAATGAATGTTATCATTCTAAACATGGTGCAATACAGGAAGCTAAGCATGTTTTTATAAAAAATGGATTGGCATTGTTTCCAAATCAAAGTATCTCCATTCTTGAAATTGGTTTTGGTACAGGCTTAAATACTTTTATAACCTTTTTGGAAGCTCAGGGTCTTGGTCAAACAATTAATTATGTTGGGGTAGAAGCCTATCCGATTTCTGAACATGAAATTCAATCCATGAATTATTTGGAGGAATTGGATGCTTTGGATTCAAAAGCTGTTTTTGATAAAATACATTCAACAAATTGGGAAGAAAAAAATGATTTGTCAGAAAATTTTTCTTTGACCAAAAGGGAACAATTTTTTCAGGATATTGACGATATAGAAAAATTTGATTTGATTTATTTTGATGCTTTTGGTTATCGTGTTCAACCGGAATTATGGAGTACCTCAATATTTGAAAAAATGTACAAAGCCCTCAAACCAGATTCAGTGTTAGTTACTTATGCGGCTAGGGGTGTTGTGAAGAGGAGTATGATTGAAGTAGGATTCACAGTTGAAAAATTAGCAGGACCTCCAGGAAAAAGAGAAATGTTTAGAGCAAGAAAGTAAGTTTTTCTTTTGCCTTTGATATATAAAGTTATTTTACGAAAACGTTATAATTTTTGAATTTCTATGTTAAAAAAAATAATTGTATATGAAAAAAATGTACATTTACATCACGTTAAAATCAAGATCTAACCCCAAAAAAATCTTAATTTATTATGTCTAAAGTAATGTTTGATTATACAAAATCTGTGCTAGAAAGAGTGAGTTTTGACCCTGTCCTTTTTTGTAAAGAATTAGAAAAAGCAATAAGAACACTTTTACCTTTCGAACTGGATCAATTAAGAGAGTGGTTGTTTAGCTTCACAATTGAAAAGCCAGAATTGAAACAGTGTTTAATAATTGTAAACCCATAAATAAAAGGAACCAAGAAATTGGTTCCTTTTATATTTTTACAAGTTTTGCAACTGGGCCTAAAATTGCACATTGTAGTTATTTAGCTTCGTATTACATATATAACGTGTAATTTGTCGATGGTATTTGTTTTTGATGGATTATTTTTTTTGTAAGATTAAAATATTTCAATACTTTTGTACCTGTTTACTAACGAAATATTTAAACCTTTTTTGTTATGTCTAGAATGATTTATGATTATACAAAAATGGTACTCGAGAGAGTAAGTTTTGATCCTGAGCTTTTTGAAAAAGAGTTGAAAAAAGCGTTAAGGAGTTTATTGCCTTATGAGATTGAACATTTAAGAAATTGGTTGTTGTTCTTTACGGATGAAAAGCCAGAATTGAAAAGATGCTTAATTCACATATAAGGTAATTAAGAATATAAAAGGAACCAAATTGGTTCCTTTTTTTATGAATTATTTTTTCGGAAGCGGACTAACGATTTGGACGTTTTGAAAGACAATTGCGCCTTTAACAACTCCTGCAATTGTGCTTCTTAAAGCGTCGATGATTTGAATCTTCAATTCACTTTTTGGATATATTAAGCTCACTTCACGAGCTGGTTTAGGTTCCTTGAAATGTCTGAGTTTTAATTTGTCCGATTCTTTTAGATCTAAGGTGTGTAAATAGGGAAGTAAAGTAGTTCCCAATCCTTCATCTGCCAGTTTTATTAATGTCTCAAAGCTTCCGCTTTCAATTTGAAAAGATTTTAACCCCGACTCATTTCTATTTTTGCATAAATTCAAAATTCCATCCCTAAAACAATGCCCGTCTTGAAGCAACAAGATGTCATTGATGTTAAGGTCGTCTACTTCAATTTCCTCTTTTTGAAAAATGGTGTTATTTTCTGGAATGTAAGCAACAAAAGGTTCAAAGTAGAGTACAATTTCTTTAATTTTTTCGTCTTCTAGTGGTGTTGCGGCAATTGCAGCATCGAGATTACCGTTTTTTAATTTTGTAATTATTTCGTCGGTATTCAATTCCTCAATGATCAATTTTACTTTTGGGTATTTCTTGATGAAATTGTTTAGAAACATTGGAAGTAAAGTGGGCATGATTGTCGGGATAATTCCGAGCCTAAACTCACCACCAATAAATCCTTTTTGTTGTTCCACTATATCTTGTATGCGATCGGCTTCGTTAACGATGTTTTTCGCTTGGTTAACAATTTTTTGGCCAATATCAGTTAGTTGAATCGGTTTTTTGGTACGGTCAAAGATTTGTATACTCAGTTCGTCTTCAATTTTTTGAATTTGCATACTCAACGTGGGTTGAGTCACAAAACATTTTTCGGCAGCCAAAGTGAAATTTTTGTGTTCGGCTACAGCCAAAACATATTTGAGTTGTGTGATTGTCATTAGATAGTATATTTTTATGCAAAT carries:
- the mnmD gene encoding tRNA (5-methylaminomethyl-2-thiouridine)(34)-methyltransferase MnmD encodes the protein MEREIIRTQDGSTTIHIKEWNECYHSKHGAIQEAKHVFIKNGLALFPNQSISILEIGFGTGLNTFITFLEAQGLGQTINYVGVEAYPISEHEIQSMNYLEELDALDSKAVFDKIHSTNWEEKNDLSENFSLTKREQFFQDIDDIEKFDLIYFDAFGYRVQPELWSTSIFEKMYKALKPDSVLVTYAARGVVKRSMIEVGFTVEKLAGPPGKREMFRARK
- a CDS encoding hydrogen peroxide-inducible genes activator; protein product: MTITQLKYVLAVAEHKNFTLAAEKCFVTQPTLSMQIQKIEDELSIQIFDRTKKPIQLTDIGQKIVNQAKNIVNEADRIQDIVEQQKGFIGGEFRLGIIPTIMPTLLPMFLNNFIKKYPKVKLIIEELNTDEIITKLKNGNLDAAIAATPLEDEKIKEIVLYFEPFVAYIPENNTIFQKEEIEVDDLNINDILLLQDGHCFRDGILNLCKNRNESGLKSFQIESGSFETLIKLADEGLGTTLLPYLHTLDLKESDKLKLRHFKEPKPAREVSLIYPKSELKIQIIDALRSTIAGVVKGAIVFQNVQIVSPLPKK
- a CDS encoding nucleoside triphosphate pyrophosphohydrolase family protein, whose protein sequence is MEKQINAVKEFHTAFRIGHSETPIASLGEAKNILRYNLMKEENEEYLEAVQNNDLVEIADALGDMMYILCGTIIEHGLQHKIEAVFDEIQRSNMSKLGEDGNPIYREDGKVMKGPNYFKPDFSKLI
- a CDS encoding dihydrofolate reductase, which gives rise to MKLVKIAGLFMVFAISIVSNAQGDKNATAKSTQKESSDFFVEQFSDIKVLRYQIPGWENLTLKEQELVYYLTQAGNSGRDIMWDQHYKYNLTIRKALENIYQNYKGDKNGTDWKNFEIYLKRVWFSNGIHHHYSTEKIKPDFSIAYFNTLLKATKTTLSPKIVAILFNDVDSKRVNLDTSKGLLEGSAINFYEKGITQKEVEAFYAAKKSPDPKKPYSFGLNSKLVRNANGQLEEKVWKSGGMYGPAIDKIIYWLGKAQKVAENKKQGDAIGLLIKYYKTGDLKTWDDYNIAWLQATEGNIDYINSFIEVYNDPLGYRGSYEGIVQIKDFDMSKKMEVVSKNAQWFEDNSPLAPEHKKKNVVGVSYKTVVVAGESGDSSPSTPIGVNLPNADWIRADYGSKSVSLGNIIDAYSKAAGKGKLQEFANDEEEIRLAEKYAELGSKLHTSLHEVVGHASGQINPGVGTPKETLKNYSSTLEEGRADLVGLYYLYSPKIQEIGLVDNWKELGMECYDSYIRNGLMTQLVRLELGANIEEAHMRNRQWVSAWVFEKGKKDNVIEMITRNGKTYFNITDYDKLHDLFGQLLKEVQRIKSEGDYEAGKALVENYGVKVDQKLHAEVLERNKQFPDAPYSGFVNPVLVPKLNAKGEIISIAIEQPKTFAEQMLNYSKIYGFLPLEN
- a CDS encoding branched-chain amino acid aminotransferase; the encoded protein is MSTTQANKIEIIKAATSKINEVDFDNLSFGAVFTDHLFECDYINGEWQQPVIKPYAPFLLDPSAKVFHYGQAIFEGMKAYKDDNNDVWLFRPDENYKRFNTSAVRMAMPEVPEFVFMEGLKQLLKLDQAWVKKGNGSTMYIRPFMIATGTGVVANPSEDYKFMILLSPAKAYYSGEVKVLIAEHYSRAANGGIGAAKAAGNYAAQFYPTTLANKQGFQQVIWTDDATHTKLEEAGTMNVFFRINDTLLTAPVSERILDGITRKSLIDMAKKEGISVEVRPVLVSELVEASKNGTLKEIFGAGTAAVVNPIAGYSYKDVYYELPKIENSFASLLKEKLTNLQNKLTEDTFGWTVKV